One stretch of Brevibacillus laterosporus DNA includes these proteins:
- the aspS gene encoding aspartate--tRNA ligase — protein MKFDVRSVYCGEVTKEHVEQEIILNGWVQKRRDLGGVIFIDLRDRTGICQVVFNPEVNKEAWEKADRVRSEYVLSVKGKLVHRGPEAVNPKIKTGEYEMLATEITILNDAKTPPFLIEDEIDVDEQIRLKYRYLDLRRPEMQKAFYLRSKATKAFRDFLDQKGFLDIETPMLTKSTPEGARDYLVPSRVHPGEFYALPQSPQIFKQLLMVSGFERYYQIVRCFRDEDLRADRQPEFTQIDIETSFLPMEELLPMMEEMVQHVFKQTVGTDVGTSFPRVTYAEAMDRYGSDKPDVRFGMELTNVSDLVKESGFKVFASTVETGGQVKAINAKGCGHYSRKDVDDLGKFASRYGAKGLAWIAFKDGEVKGPIAKFFSEEEVAAIKERLQVEEGDLLLFVADKPKVVADSLGALRSKLGAELGLIDQSKYAFLWVVDFPLVEWDEEAKRYVALHHPFTRPKDEDLHLFETDPGAIRAQAYDLVLNGYELGGGSMRIYKRDVQEKMFTALGFSQEEAKEQFGFLMDAFEYGTPPHGGIALGLDRLVMLLAGRTNLREVIAFPKTASASDLMVNAPSEVDENQLKQLFIATIEEEKKEEVESK, from the coding sequence ATGAAATTTGATGTGCGCAGTGTCTATTGTGGCGAAGTTACCAAAGAACATGTAGAACAAGAGATTATTTTAAATGGTTGGGTTCAAAAACGTCGTGACCTTGGTGGAGTTATCTTTATCGATTTGCGTGACCGTACAGGAATTTGCCAGGTTGTATTTAACCCAGAAGTAAATAAAGAGGCATGGGAAAAAGCTGATCGCGTGCGTAGTGAGTACGTACTATCTGTAAAAGGTAAATTGGTACATCGTGGACCAGAAGCAGTTAACCCGAAAATCAAAACAGGTGAATATGAAATGCTAGCAACGGAGATCACCATCTTAAACGATGCAAAAACCCCTCCGTTCTTGATTGAAGACGAAATTGATGTAGACGAACAGATTCGTCTAAAATATCGCTATCTTGATCTTCGTCGTCCAGAGATGCAAAAAGCATTCTACTTGCGTTCAAAAGCGACAAAAGCGTTCCGTGATTTCTTGGATCAAAAAGGGTTCCTAGATATTGAAACGCCAATGCTTACGAAAAGTACTCCAGAGGGAGCGCGTGATTATCTTGTACCATCCCGTGTACACCCAGGTGAATTCTATGCATTGCCACAATCCCCGCAGATTTTTAAACAGCTGCTAATGGTTTCTGGATTCGAGCGTTACTATCAAATTGTGCGTTGTTTCCGTGACGAAGACTTACGTGCTGACCGTCAGCCAGAATTCACGCAAATCGACATTGAGACTTCCTTCTTGCCAATGGAAGAGTTGTTGCCAATGATGGAAGAAATGGTTCAGCATGTATTTAAACAAACGGTTGGTACAGATGTAGGGACATCATTCCCACGTGTAACGTATGCAGAGGCGATGGATCGCTATGGTTCCGACAAGCCGGACGTTCGTTTTGGTATGGAATTGACCAACGTATCTGATCTTGTAAAAGAAAGTGGCTTTAAAGTATTTGCAAGTACAGTAGAGACTGGCGGACAAGTAAAAGCTATTAATGCAAAAGGTTGCGGTCACTATTCACGTAAAGATGTTGACGATCTAGGTAAATTCGCTTCACGTTATGGAGCTAAAGGTCTTGCATGGATTGCATTTAAAGATGGCGAAGTAAAAGGGCCAATCGCTAAGTTCTTCTCTGAAGAAGAAGTAGCAGCAATTAAAGAACGCTTGCAGGTAGAGGAAGGCGATCTATTGTTGTTCGTAGCTGACAAACCAAAAGTAGTAGCAGATTCTCTAGGTGCGCTACGTAGCAAGCTAGGTGCTGAATTAGGCCTAATCGATCAAAGTAAATATGCCTTCTTATGGGTAGTCGATTTCCCATTAGTAGAGTGGGATGAGGAAGCAAAACGTTATGTAGCTCTACATCACCCGTTCACTCGTCCAAAAGACGAAGACCTTCATTTGTTTGAAACAGATCCAGGTGCTATTCGCGCTCAAGCATATGACTTGGTTCTAAACGGTTATGAATTAGGTGGCGGGTCTATGCGTATCTACAAACGCGATGTACAAGAGAAAATGTTCACGGCGCTTGGTTTTAGTCAAGAAGAAGCGAAAGAGCAATTTGGCTTCTTGATGGATGCTTTTGAATATGGCACACCTCCACACGGCGGTATCGCTCTAGGTTTAGACCGTTTGGTGATGTTGCTTGCTGGACGGACGAATTTGCGCGAAGTAATTGCTTTCCCGAAAACAGCGAGCGCAAGTGACCTAATGGTTAATGCTCCAAGTGAAGTAGACGAGAACCAGTTAAAGCAGTTGTTTATTGCTACCATTGAAGAAGAGAAAAAAGAAGAAGTAGAGAGCAAGTAA
- a CDS encoding tRNA threonylcarbamoyladenosine dehydratase, whose translation MLHQFSRCELAFGPEGLEKMRNSTVAVLGVGGVGSFTVEALARTGVGKLILIDKDDVDITNINRQIHATLHTVGQQKTELMKERIHSINPECEVVTLQMFYDEETAPRLFEHKIDYIVDAMDTVSAKIHVILEAKKRNIPIIASMGAANKMDPTRFQVEDISKTSYDPIAKVIRRELKKHRIYKGVKVVYSKEIPVTIRADVREQIVQNPDSPIRKVKQPPASNAFVPSVAGLILASVVVQDLVGWVPKKG comes from the coding sequence ATGTTGCATCAATTCTCGCGTTGTGAACTGGCATTTGGTCCAGAAGGCTTGGAGAAAATGAGAAACAGTACCGTTGCTGTACTTGGTGTAGGCGGCGTAGGTTCTTTTACAGTAGAAGCTCTAGCACGTACTGGTGTAGGAAAGTTGATCTTGATTGATAAAGATGATGTTGATATCACAAACATTAATAGACAGATTCATGCTACTTTACACACGGTCGGACAGCAAAAAACCGAACTAATGAAAGAGCGTATCCACTCCATTAATCCAGAGTGCGAAGTTGTGACACTCCAGATGTTCTATGACGAGGAAACAGCTCCTCGTTTGTTCGAGCACAAGATAGATTACATTGTGGATGCTATGGATACAGTGTCTGCTAAAATTCACGTCATTCTAGAAGCAAAGAAACGCAACATCCCGATCATCGCGAGCATGGGGGCAGCTAACAAGATGGACCCGACTCGTTTTCAAGTGGAGGATATCTCTAAAACCAGCTATGACCCTATTGCAAAAGTAATTCGTCGTGAGCTAAAGAAGCATCGCATTTATAAAGGTGTCAAAGTAGTATATTCCAAAGAGATTCCTGTAACAATTCGTGCGGATGTACGAGAACAAATTGTTCAAAATCCAGATTCTCCTATTAGAAAAGTGAAGCAACCACCAGCAAGCAACGCATTTGTGCCATCTGTGGCAGGATTGATTTTAGCTAGTGTGGTTGTGCAAGATTTGGTTGGTTGGGTACCAAAAAAAGGCTAA
- a CDS encoding Rrf2 family transcriptional regulator → MKISTKGRYGLTIMMELATRHGDGPISLKSIAQRHELSEHYLEQLIAPLRNAGLVKSIRGAYGGYVLSKSPDDITSGDILRVLEGPISPVEFAEEEDPAKRYLWLRIRDSITSVIDSTTLRDLINYQDDGRTDNYMFYI, encoded by the coding sequence TTGAAAATTTCGACTAAAGGACGCTACGGCTTAACCATTATGATGGAGCTTGCCACCCGTCATGGGGACGGTCCTATTTCATTGAAAAGTATTGCTCAACGACATGAGTTGTCTGAGCATTATTTAGAGCAGTTAATTGCTCCACTTCGTAATGCAGGGTTGGTAAAAAGCATACGTGGGGCTTATGGTGGCTATGTGCTATCCAAATCGCCTGACGATATTACCTCGGGAGATATTCTGCGTGTGCTAGAAGGACCAATTAGTCCTGTGGAATTTGCGGAAGAAGAGGATCCTGCCAAACGTTATTTATGGTTGCGTATTCGCGATAGTATTACTTCTGTAATTGACTCCACTACGTTGCGAGACCTCATCAACTATCAAGATGACGGGCGCACTGATAATTATATGTTCTACATTTAA
- a CDS encoding AAA family ATPase, with protein MDLFSFAHEQEDSKGRTKPLAARMRPKNLDEVVGQQHILAKGSLLRRAIEADQISSLIFYGPPGTGKTTLAKVIARTTKSHFSELNAVTAGVADIRRIVEEAKDRLVMNSQRTTLFIDEIHRFNKSQQDALLPYVEEGTVILIGATTENPFFEVNAALLSRSQIFSLQSLTNEDLGQVIDRALADELDGLGELRVQIKPEAREHLIHYAEGDARRLLNALELAATTTPLNETGEIVITLDVAVESIQRRAVRYDKSGDNHYDTISAFIKSIRGSDPDGALYWLARMIDAGEDPRFIARRLIISASEDIGNADPQALSVAVSCFQALELIGMPEGRISLGQATTYLATAPKSNAAYMGINQALTYVQKEGHKPVPVHLRDRHYKGAATLGHGEGYLYPHDYPEGYVKQRYLPEGVEERFYHPKQIGYESEIQKRQASRS; from the coding sequence ATGGATTTATTTTCTTTCGCCCATGAGCAGGAAGATTCAAAAGGGCGTACTAAGCCGCTTGCGGCACGAATGAGACCAAAGAACCTAGATGAGGTTGTTGGGCAACAACATATATTAGCCAAAGGCTCTTTGCTTCGTAGAGCTATAGAAGCGGATCAAATCTCCTCTCTAATTTTCTACGGACCTCCGGGCACGGGAAAAACCACATTAGCAAAAGTAATAGCACGTACAACCAAATCGCATTTCAGTGAGCTAAATGCGGTCACCGCAGGGGTAGCTGACATTCGCCGGATCGTAGAAGAAGCGAAAGATCGGTTGGTCATGAATAGCCAACGCACGACGTTGTTTATAGACGAGATTCATCGTTTTAATAAATCTCAACAGGATGCACTCCTGCCTTATGTAGAAGAGGGTACGGTCATTTTGATTGGTGCCACAACGGAGAATCCCTTTTTTGAAGTAAATGCAGCCTTGCTGTCACGTTCACAAATTTTTTCCTTACAATCCCTGACAAATGAGGATTTAGGGCAAGTTATTGACAGAGCCTTAGCCGATGAGCTGGATGGACTAGGAGAATTACGAGTTCAAATCAAACCAGAAGCGAGAGAGCATTTGATTCACTATGCAGAAGGGGACGCTCGTCGGTTATTAAATGCACTAGAATTAGCTGCAACGACGACACCATTAAATGAAACAGGAGAGATCGTCATTACGCTGGACGTGGCAGTTGAATCAATCCAGCGTAGAGCTGTTCGCTACGATAAAAGTGGAGATAATCATTACGACACCATCTCTGCATTTATCAAGTCCATTCGAGGCTCTGATCCAGATGGCGCTTTGTACTGGCTCGCTCGGATGATTGATGCAGGTGAAGACCCACGATTTATAGCGCGTCGCTTAATTATCTCTGCCTCAGAGGATATCGGTAATGCTGATCCGCAAGCACTCTCGGTTGCTGTATCTTGCTTTCAAGCCTTAGAATTAATAGGCATGCCAGAGGGACGCATTTCCTTAGGGCAAGCCACCACGTATCTTGCGACCGCTCCGAAAAGTAACGCTGCTTATATGGGTATTAATCAGGCATTAACTTATGTGCAAAAAGAAGGACATAAGCCCGTGCCTGTCCACCTGCGTGATCGACATTATAAAGGGGCTGCTACATTAGGTCACGGAGAGGGCTACTTATATCCGCATGATTACCCCGAAGGCTATGTGAAACAGCGATATTTACCAGAAGGTGTGGAGGAGCGGTTTTATCATCCTAAGCAGATCGGGTATGAATCAGAAATTCAAAAACGCCAAGCATCTCGTAGCTAA